Proteins co-encoded in one Bremerella sp. TYQ1 genomic window:
- a CDS encoding DUF1559 domain-containing protein: MTSKRFGFTLVELLVVIAIIGVLIALLLPAVQQAREAARRMQCSNHIKQIVLATHTYHDVYNSFPIGSSQYNHTGLVGDRGFMGWGIGILNYIEQQNLFERYDSTRDSLSSVNAQVRETPIATYNCPSDIDTGQLHTPESGTCCSRVYASSSYRGVSGRSDGSRYWDDARHFGGTNSQDKGVFPALSDGGRPTYFGEVTDGTSNTLMIGEAHTTTHPTRGTFWAHTYTSYALSSITVGYPVPSFGITDYEVCATTANDLGVSTDACKRFFGAMHPGGVQFGRVDGSVSFVPETIDQIVLGNLATISGSEVVPGA; this comes from the coding sequence ATGACATCTAAGCGCTTCGGTTTCACGTTAGTCGAGCTTCTGGTTGTTATCGCCATTATTGGAGTTCTGATTGCCTTGCTGCTTCCCGCGGTGCAACAAGCACGCGAGGCAGCCCGGCGGATGCAATGTTCCAACCACATCAAGCAGATCGTGCTCGCCACGCACACCTATCACGATGTCTACAATTCGTTCCCGATCGGATCGAGTCAGTACAACCACACCGGGCTGGTCGGCGATCGTGGTTTCATGGGCTGGGGAATTGGGATTCTGAATTACATCGAGCAACAGAATCTGTTTGAGCGGTACGACTCGACGCGGGACTCGCTTTCGTCGGTCAACGCCCAAGTCCGCGAGACACCCATTGCCACCTACAACTGCCCCAGCGACATCGACACAGGTCAGCTGCATACGCCAGAATCGGGAACTTGTTGCAGCCGCGTTTATGCATCGAGCAGTTACCGCGGAGTCTCCGGCCGCTCGGATGGATCGCGATACTGGGACGATGCGCGTCACTTCGGTGGCACGAATTCTCAGGACAAAGGGGTTTTCCCGGCGCTGTCGGACGGCGGCCGTCCAACCTATTTCGGGGAAGTGACCGACGGTACAAGCAACACGTTGATGATCGGTGAAGCACACACCACGACCCATCCAACGCGTGGCACGTTCTGGGCACACACCTATACATCGTACGCGTTGTCGTCGATCACGGTCGGTTATCCGGTGCCATCCTTCGGTATCACCGATTACGAAGTCTGTGCGACGACGGCGAATGACTTGGGTGTTTCGACCGATGCGTGCAAACGATTCTTCGGGGCAATGCACCCTGGCGGTGTTCAGTTTGGCCGCGTCGATGGTAGCGTCAGCTTCGTTCCCGAAACGATCGATCAAATCGTGTTGGGGAACCTGGCTACGATCTCGGGAAGTGAAGTCGTTCCTGGTGCCTAG
- a CDS encoding DUF4198 domain-containing protein, giving the protein MNVSSSSVAVRIRHAVSQGMVVIFGCLMVMLISGCGSEAYAPVSGIVNFDGQPLADAKLIFEPIGDSTGNSSGKPSYGKTDSSGQFSLRCPQEDVEGAAVGQHRVRIVTTKAQEYSEKQMTQAKQRLEKQEVANGNENPNVTDEMVKAYLSDAIPNMSKETLPAKYNLRTELKFTVESGKENVANFDLEGR; this is encoded by the coding sequence ATGAATGTCTCATCCAGTTCTGTCGCGGTCAGAATTCGACATGCCGTATCTCAAGGGATGGTTGTCATCTTCGGCTGCTTGATGGTGATGTTGATTAGCGGCTGCGGAAGCGAAGCGTACGCGCCCGTCAGTGGTATAGTAAACTTCGACGGTCAGCCCCTTGCCGACGCAAAGCTCATCTTTGAGCCGATTGGCGACAGCACGGGGAACTCGAGTGGAAAGCCTTCCTACGGAAAAACCGACAGCTCTGGGCAATTCTCGCTTCGGTGTCCGCAGGAAGATGTTGAAGGGGCCGCAGTCGGTCAGCATCGCGTGCGAATCGTGACAACGAAAGCGCAGGAGTATTCCGAAAAGCAAATGACGCAAGCCAAGCAGCGTCTCGAGAAGCAAGAGGTTGCCAATGGTAACGAAAATCCAAACGTTACCGATGAGATGGTCAAAGCTTATCTGAGCGATGCGATTCCGAACATGTCGAAAGAAACATTGCCGGCGAAATACAACCTTCGTACGGAACTGAAATTCACGGTTGAGTCTGGCAAAGAGAATGTCGCCAACTTCGATCTCGAGGGGCGTTAG